Proteins from a single region of Candidatus Rubrimentiphilum sp.:
- the lepB gene encoding signal peptidase I gives MLLALVGAFFVARIVLSLQPVRVRTNGRSVVIAREYVDPFVVAGIAAFLLITFVARTYYIPSASMVPTLQVGDVLLVNKFQYRFTKPHEGDIVVFPPPIPTSDDFIKRVIGRPGDRLAIKNGVVYLNGKALSEPYIAQPPGYNLQIRNYGIYVTELGDPNSYDPLDPHKANVPPRRYWTAPDRIPKDCYFMMGDNRNDSEDSHVWGFAQFTGRFESGPEAGKPASFTGRAFLIFWPFTHAHIL, from the coding sequence ATGCTGCTTGCCCTCGTCGGCGCTTTTTTCGTGGCCAGGATCGTGCTGAGCTTGCAGCCCGTGCGCGTGCGAACGAACGGCCGGTCCGTAGTCATTGCGCGCGAGTATGTGGATCCGTTCGTCGTCGCGGGCATCGCGGCGTTCCTACTGATTACATTCGTGGCGCGGACGTACTACATTCCCTCGGCCTCGATGGTGCCGACGCTGCAAGTCGGCGACGTCCTGCTGGTCAACAAATTCCAATACCGCTTCACCAAGCCGCACGAAGGCGACATCGTCGTCTTTCCTCCGCCGATTCCGACGTCGGACGACTTCATCAAACGCGTGATCGGCCGTCCGGGCGACCGGCTGGCGATCAAGAACGGCGTCGTTTACCTGAACGGCAAGGCGCTCTCCGAGCCCTACATCGCGCAGCCTCCGGGCTACAATTTGCAGATCCGCAACTACGGCATCTACGTGACCGAGCTCGGCGATCCGAACAGCTACGACCCGCTGGATCCGCACAAAGCCAACGTACCGCCGCGCCGGTATTGGACCGCGCCGGATCGCATTCCCAAAGACTGCTATTTCATGATGGGCGACAACCGCAACGACTCGGAAGACTCGCACGTCTGGGGTTTCGCGCAATTTACCGGGCGATTCGAAAGCGGGCCCGAGGCCGGCAAGCCGGCGTCATTCACGGGACGCGCTTTCTTGATCTTCTGGCCGTTCACGCACGCGCATATACTCTAG
- a CDS encoding APC family permease — MSSEIVTGERQELRRSVTPWGSYSWGYADVGADIFVALGLVIGVAGGATNIAFLFAGLVYVAVGLAYTELAAAYPVAGGGQYFVMRGLGDFLGFIAGWAVLLDFTIDITLFAWGCVGYLSHLPVLNVLDASAHPLAHFWVILALIAGLAVLNVIGVRESTAFNGFVSAIDVFSETLILVLGFLFTFHPELLIHSMQSGWPNTFQLMNGISLAIISFVGLESISHAAEETNRPASIIPRTSISLILTILIFALAYSNLALGMQPWHPVPHDAAGHAQQFWHYLGAVQNQDKAVAVMATNIPYFGLLAAFYVPVFGATLLLISSNSGVFGSSRIAYAMSQFQLLPSIFKRVHRKFKTPVISIAVFCTLAAIELVFAALQGNFGYEFLGDLYAFGAAASYTLVFVALIALRLKDPLTPRKFLIPLNLKMRFKGEEVLFPIVAVIGFLGIFAILIFVLLTHHIGRIAGPSWLLFGIVIYAIYRLRKKLPLFGSAPRNWNRDQVQILKNAGELELMDELVGKLKARDPNFTMRTP; from the coding sequence ATGTCTTCTGAGATCGTAACCGGCGAGCGTCAGGAGCTGCGCCGCTCCGTCACGCCCTGGGGTTCGTACTCGTGGGGCTACGCGGACGTCGGCGCGGACATCTTTGTCGCGCTCGGACTGGTCATCGGCGTCGCGGGCGGCGCGACGAACATCGCTTTTCTTTTCGCGGGGTTGGTGTACGTTGCCGTCGGCCTAGCGTACACCGAACTCGCGGCGGCCTATCCGGTCGCCGGCGGCGGACAGTATTTCGTCATGCGCGGCCTCGGAGATTTTCTCGGATTCATCGCGGGCTGGGCGGTGCTGCTGGATTTCACTATCGACATAACGCTTTTTGCATGGGGCTGCGTCGGCTATCTGAGCCACTTGCCGGTGCTGAACGTGCTCGATGCGAGCGCGCATCCGCTGGCACACTTCTGGGTAATCCTGGCGCTGATTGCGGGACTGGCCGTACTCAACGTCATCGGCGTGCGCGAAAGCACCGCGTTCAACGGATTCGTCAGTGCGATCGACGTGTTCAGCGAAACGTTGATTCTCGTTCTTGGATTCTTGTTCACATTTCATCCCGAGTTGCTGATTCACAGCATGCAGTCGGGCTGGCCGAACACATTTCAGTTGATGAACGGCATCTCGCTGGCTATTATCTCGTTCGTCGGGCTCGAATCCATTTCGCACGCCGCCGAAGAGACGAACCGTCCGGCTTCTATCATCCCGCGGACGTCGATCTCGCTGATCCTCACGATTCTGATCTTCGCGCTGGCATATTCGAACCTCGCGCTCGGCATGCAGCCCTGGCATCCGGTTCCACACGACGCTGCCGGGCACGCGCAACAGTTCTGGCACTATTTGGGCGCCGTCCAAAATCAAGACAAAGCCGTCGCCGTTATGGCAACCAACATCCCGTACTTCGGACTGCTGGCGGCGTTCTACGTGCCGGTCTTCGGCGCGACGCTGCTGCTGATCTCCAGCAACTCCGGCGTCTTCGGAAGCTCACGCATCGCCTACGCGATGAGCCAGTTCCAACTGCTGCCGAGCATCTTCAAGCGGGTTCACCGCAAGTTCAAAACGCCGGTTATCTCGATCGCCGTCTTCTGCACGCTGGCCGCCATCGAACTGGTTTTCGCAGCTCTACAGGGGAATTTCGGCTATGAGTTTCTGGGCGACTTGTACGCCTTTGGTGCGGCGGCGAGTTATACGCTAGTTTTCGTCGCGCTGATCGCGCTGCGTTTGAAAGACCCGCTCACGCCGCGCAAGTTCTTGATTCCGCTCAATCTGAAGATGCGTTTCAAAGGCGAAGAGGTGCTGTTTCCAATCGTCGCCGTTATCGGATTTCTAGGTATCTTCGCGATTCTGATCTTTGTGCTGCTGACGCATCACATCGGGCGCATCGCCGGTCCGTCCTGGCTGCTCTTCGGCATCGTCATCTACGCGATCTACCGGCTTCGCAAAAAGCTGCCGCTCTTCGGTTCCGCTCCACGTAACTGGAACCGCGATCAGGTGCAGATCCTGAAAAACGCCGGCGAGCTCGAGCTAATGGACGAGCTGGTCGGCAAACTGAAAGCTCGCGATCCGAACTTCACGATGAGAACTCCATGA
- a CDS encoding YraN family protein: protein MALERNAKGREGESRAAAFLESSGYSIVRRNVRVPGGEIDLVCRDGATIVFVEVKRRDTRSFGSALSAVGPRKRATLRRIAADYMQIVAPDAPFRFDVVALDGDRLTLHRNVF from the coding sequence TTGGCGCTTGAGCGAAACGCCAAGGGCCGCGAGGGGGAGAGCCGCGCGGCCGCGTTTTTGGAATCGTCCGGTTACAGCATCGTGCGTCGCAACGTGCGCGTACCCGGCGGTGAGATCGATCTCGTCTGCCGCGACGGCGCCACGATCGTTTTTGTGGAAGTCAAACGCCGTGACACGCGCAGTTTCGGCAGCGCGCTTTCGGCAGTCGGGCCGCGCAAACGCGCGACGCTGCGGCGCATCGCGGCCGATTACATGCAAATCGTTGCGCCGGACGCGCCATTTCGCTTCGATGTCGTCGCGCTCGACGGCGACCGCTTGACGCTGCACCGCAATGTCTTCTGA
- a CDS encoding ABC transporter permease, with amino-acid sequence MKPEVRNYWLRVGGAIVVLVVVALIINFAAHGSFLDKGNIVRVLRQITYNFIMGVGETFVIITAGIDLSIGSLISLTGVVMALFANASGLHGFPLIVLTLLVGLAVGGAAGFVNAVPVVKLNLPPFITTLAMMQIALGLSYIISGGLPVHVNSTDFQHTGYGGFLGTKLPVPVIWMIVVLILSSLLLMRTRFGRYVFAIGGNEEAARLAGISVGRVKTAVYVISGMCAGTVGFLWMALFQSGSPQTGTGNEMLNAIAAVVVGGTSLMGGRGAIVGTLLGALLIGFLDNAMNLLQVNSYLQFVVLGVVILLAVVLEELRKRYFRRA; translated from the coding sequence ATGAAGCCGGAGGTGCGCAACTACTGGCTGCGTGTCGGAGGAGCGATTGTCGTCCTGGTCGTCGTCGCTCTAATCATTAACTTCGCAGCGCACGGCTCGTTTCTCGATAAGGGCAACATCGTACGCGTCCTGCGTCAGATCACGTACAACTTCATCATGGGAGTGGGCGAGACGTTCGTCATCATCACGGCGGGCATCGACCTTTCGATAGGCTCGCTGATATCGCTGACCGGCGTCGTCATGGCGCTATTTGCAAACGCAAGCGGTTTGCACGGCTTCCCACTGATTGTCTTAACGCTTCTTGTTGGACTAGCGGTCGGCGGCGCGGCCGGTTTTGTGAACGCGGTGCCGGTTGTGAAGCTCAACCTGCCGCCGTTTATCACAACGCTTGCGATGATGCAGATCGCGCTTGGGCTCTCGTATATTATATCGGGCGGTTTACCGGTCCACGTCAATAGTACGGACTTCCAGCACACCGGCTACGGCGGGTTCCTAGGGACGAAACTCCCAGTGCCCGTGATCTGGATGATCGTGGTACTGATCCTCAGTTCGCTGCTGCTGATGCGCACGCGTTTCGGGCGCTACGTGTTTGCGATCGGCGGAAACGAAGAAGCCGCGCGGCTGGCCGGCATTAGCGTGGGGCGCGTGAAGACTGCCGTATATGTCATAAGCGGCATGTGCGCCGGCACGGTAGGCTTCTTGTGGATGGCGCTGTTTCAGTCGGGATCGCCCCAAACCGGAACCGGAAACGAAATGCTCAACGCGATCGCGGCAGTCGTAGTTGGCGGTACCAGCCTTATGGGTGGCCGCGGCGCGATTGTAGGGACATTGTTGGGCGCCTTGCTGATCGGGTTCTTGGATAACGCCATGAATTTGCTGCAAGTGAACTCGTATCTGCAATTTGTCGTGCTCGGCGTCGTCATTCTTTTGGCCGTCGTCCTCGAAGAGCTGCGCAAGAGGTACTTTCGACGAGCCTAA
- a CDS encoding ribonuclease HII gives MTTKQRKAKNAYERERRRLHRIHSFETAARAQGFLFVGGIDEVGRGPLAGPVVAACVVAGEPLMLRGLNDSKQVRPELREELAEQIKCACAGWAIGSASVAEIDRLNIYWASVLAMERALAALAVLPEYLITDAVRIKSFTGPQEPLIKGDARSATVAAASIIAKVHRDRLLCELHEIEPRYGFADHKGYATPEHLRALKEHGPSTHHRSGWWRVREAQLAFGFTVHEAEAAFGA, from the coding sequence GTGACGACCAAGCAGCGTAAGGCCAAGAACGCGTACGAACGCGAACGCCGGCGCTTGCATCGGATCCACTCATTTGAAACGGCCGCACGCGCGCAGGGCTTTCTGTTTGTCGGCGGCATCGACGAAGTCGGCCGTGGCCCGTTGGCCGGCCCTGTGGTGGCGGCATGCGTCGTTGCCGGCGAACCGCTTATGCTGCGCGGACTCAACGATTCCAAACAAGTGCGCCCCGAGTTGCGCGAGGAGCTGGCCGAGCAGATCAAATGCGCGTGCGCCGGTTGGGCGATCGGCAGCGCGAGCGTGGCCGAGATCGATCGTCTCAACATCTATTGGGCCAGCGTGCTCGCGATGGAGCGCGCGCTGGCGGCGCTCGCGGTCCTGCCGGAGTATCTGATCACCGACGCCGTGCGGATCAAATCGTTTACGGGTCCGCAGGAACCGTTGATTAAGGGCGACGCGCGCAGTGCGACCGTCGCCGCGGCATCCATCATTGCGAAGGTTCATCGCGACCGGCTGCTGTGCGAGCTGCACGAGATCGAGCCGCGTTACGGTTTTGCCGATCACAAAGGCTATGCGACGCCGGAACATCTGCGCGCGCTGAAAGAACACGGACCGAGCACGCATCACCGCTCGGGCTGGTGGCGCGTGCGCGAAGCGCAATTAGCATTCGGCTTTACGGTACACGAGGCGGAAGCCGCATTTGGCGCTTGA
- the lepB gene encoding signal peptidase I, whose protein sequence is MSPRRSAKARALKRRNLPANLALSPLQLLGLICVFAVARVALSFKADSAKVAVREYLDAFIVAGLAALFMITFVIRTFYIPSDSMLPTLQQHDVLLVNEFEYRLHAPARGDIVVFTPPIPSDSNFIKRVVAVPGDTLRISGGTVYVNGNPVSEPYVAQPPAYDLQVRNYGIYVDNERLSPAQADVPPRALWQSADRIPAGFYFVMGDNRNDSDDSHIWGFAQFHGPFAAGQLANTRAQAAFTGRAFLLMWPLTRLRVLH, encoded by the coding sequence ATCTCACCGAGAAGATCGGCAAAGGCGCGCGCATTAAAGAGAAGAAATCTGCCCGCTAACCTAGCGCTCTCGCCCCTGCAGCTGCTCGGGCTGATCTGCGTTTTTGCCGTCGCCCGAGTCGCGCTGAGTTTTAAAGCCGACAGCGCAAAAGTCGCCGTTCGCGAGTATCTCGATGCGTTTATCGTCGCAGGCTTGGCGGCGCTCTTCATGATCACGTTCGTGATCCGCACGTTTTACATTCCGTCCGACTCGATGCTTCCCACGCTGCAGCAGCACGATGTGCTGCTCGTAAACGAATTCGAATACCGCTTGCATGCGCCCGCGCGCGGCGACATCGTGGTCTTCACCCCGCCGATTCCATCCGACAGCAATTTCATCAAACGCGTGGTTGCCGTTCCGGGCGACACGCTACGCATCAGCGGCGGAACCGTATACGTCAACGGAAACCCCGTGAGCGAACCGTACGTCGCGCAGCCGCCGGCGTACGATCTCCAGGTTCGCAATTACGGCATCTATGTGGACAACGAGCGGCTCTCGCCGGCGCAGGCCGACGTTCCGCCGCGAGCGCTCTGGCAGTCCGCGGATCGCATTCCGGCCGGATTTTATTTCGTGATGGGCGACAACCGCAACGACTCCGATGATTCGCACATTTGGGGATTTGCGCAATTCCACGGTCCGTTCGCAGCGGGCCAGCTGGCAAACACTCGAGCTCAGGCCGCATTCACGGGCCGGGCGTTCCTACTGATGTGGCCGCTGACCCGGCTGCGCGTCCTTCATTAG
- a CDS encoding KUP/HAK/KT family potassium transporter, translated as MSEHQKGEQPPKGVPVESPQVRRAKRPQPIGLLALGALGIVFGDIGTSPLYAFAQCFTGDYPAAVTDANVLGICSLIFWALVIVVTVKYVIFMLRADYDGEGGTLALLAQLMPPRRAAMPVGLSAIALMLLFGSSMLYGDGAITPAISVVSAIEGLDVWTSAAHPFIVPLAVVILIGLFAAQKRGTGRIGALFGPIVLVWFAAIAALGVWGITRNPHILLALNPVFSWEFVLRNGLRSLLIFGAVVLCVTGAEALYADLAHFGRKPITLAWLVAVFPALLLNYFGQGAITLGNSHPLNNPFFALVPRWGLIPMVVLATAATIIASQALISGVFSLTQQAMQLGYVPRFRVVHTSRHYAGQVYMPTINAVLGIVCVVLVITFESSAHLGGAYGLAVTITMLTTTIAFAMLLIQKWKWPFWQWAPLIAVFLSWDIPFLIGNLSKFFAGGWVPVAMAGVLFVIFVTWNRGRRRMMQSLAHHTMPVEQFVREIRAHTQFSGVAFFLTPEPRGIPFVLQHDWMREHIVYDSIVLLTIMHSSRPFVHNEHRLEIEDLSPRVLRVKSWYGFMEEAHIDGILRNLRRKRPQLDLSQPTYYLAKPSIGDDRTKHGLPAWQLNLFRWLARNARPLTDSLGLPPSRVIEFGVEVKL; from the coding sequence ATGTCTGAACACCAAAAAGGTGAGCAGCCGCCCAAGGGCGTGCCGGTTGAGTCTCCGCAGGTGCGGCGCGCCAAACGACCCCAGCCGATCGGCTTGCTGGCCTTGGGGGCGCTGGGCATCGTCTTCGGCGATATCGGAACGAGCCCGCTCTACGCGTTCGCGCAATGTTTTACGGGCGACTATCCCGCAGCTGTAACCGATGCGAACGTACTCGGCATCTGTTCGCTGATCTTTTGGGCGCTTGTGATTGTCGTCACCGTGAAGTATGTGATCTTCATGCTGCGCGCCGACTACGACGGCGAGGGCGGAACGCTGGCGCTCCTGGCGCAGCTCATGCCGCCGAGACGCGCAGCGATGCCGGTTGGACTCTCGGCGATCGCCCTGATGCTGCTTTTCGGATCGTCGATGCTGTACGGCGACGGCGCGATCACGCCGGCGATCTCGGTTGTCTCAGCCATCGAAGGGCTGGATGTTTGGACGAGTGCCGCTCATCCGTTCATCGTTCCGCTGGCCGTCGTCATTCTGATTGGGCTGTTCGCGGCTCAAAAACGCGGGACGGGGCGCATCGGCGCACTCTTCGGTCCAATCGTGCTTGTATGGTTTGCGGCGATTGCGGCGCTTGGTGTGTGGGGCATCACTCGGAACCCGCATATATTACTCGCGTTGAATCCGGTTTTTAGCTGGGAGTTCGTCCTGCGCAACGGCTTGCGCAGTCTGCTGATCTTCGGCGCCGTTGTGCTGTGCGTGACGGGTGCGGAAGCGCTGTATGCCGACCTCGCGCACTTTGGGCGGAAGCCTATTACGCTCGCGTGGCTGGTCGCCGTCTTCCCCGCGCTGCTGCTCAACTATTTTGGGCAGGGCGCGATCACGCTCGGAAACTCCCATCCGCTCAACAATCCGTTCTTCGCGCTGGTGCCGCGCTGGGGTTTGATCCCGATGGTGGTTCTCGCAACCGCGGCGACGATTATCGCGTCGCAAGCGCTCATATCCGGCGTTTTTTCGCTGACGCAGCAGGCCATGCAACTCGGCTACGTGCCGCGATTCCGCGTGGTTCACACGTCGCGACACTACGCGGGCCAAGTCTACATGCCCACCATCAACGCCGTGCTGGGGATCGTCTGCGTAGTTCTGGTGATCACATTCGAATCGTCGGCGCATCTCGGCGGTGCGTACGGCCTGGCCGTCACGATAACGATGCTGACCACCACCATCGCTTTTGCAATGCTCTTGATCCAAAAATGGAAATGGCCGTTTTGGCAGTGGGCGCCGCTCATCGCAGTTTTTCTCTCGTGGGACATCCCGTTTCTCATCGGCAATCTGTCGAAATTCTTTGCCGGCGGCTGGGTGCCGGTCGCGATGGCAGGCGTACTCTTCGTGATTTTCGTCACTTGGAATCGCGGGCGCCGCCGGATGATGCAGAGCTTGGCTCATCACACGATGCCCGTGGAGCAATTCGTGCGCGAGATCCGAGCGCACACGCAGTTCAGCGGCGTCGCGTTCTTCCTGACGCCGGAGCCTCGAGGCATACCGTTCGTGCTCCAGCATGATTGGATGCGCGAACACATCGTCTACGACTCGATCGTCCTGTTGACCATCATGCACTCGTCGCGTCCGTTCGTGCACAACGAGCACCGCCTGGAGATCGAAGACCTCTCGCCGCGCGTGCTGCGCGTGAAATCGTGGTATGGCTTTATGGAAGAAGCGCACATCGACGGCATCCTCAGAAACCTACGCCGGAAACGTCCCCAGCTGGATCTTTCGCAGCCGACCTACTATCTGGCAAAACCGTCCATTGGGGACGATCGAACCAAGCACGGACTGCCGGCTTGGCAACTCAATCTGTTCCGCTGGCTCGCGCGCAACGCGCGCCCGCTCACCGATTCGCTCGGCTTACCGCCGAGCCGCGTGATCGAATTCGGAGTTGAGGTTAAACTCTAA
- the lepB gene encoding signal peptidase I — protein MQGQLHWRSVARTTLQLAALAALATAFFMRTPEVSGLSMAPRIASGEFVLINTISYRLHPPQRGDIIAFRHDSPTQEIFIKRIIGLPGDRIAIDRGHVIVNGSLLPETYVRFADERSFPEAVVPPDSLYVLGDNRIDSNDSRFWGFVRESDVLGKAIAGIWPPAALGTF, from the coding sequence GTGCAAGGGCAACTGCACTGGCGCTCCGTCGCACGAACGACGCTGCAACTCGCTGCATTGGCTGCGCTCGCTACGGCGTTTTTTATGCGCACCCCGGAAGTCTCCGGACTTTCCATGGCGCCGCGTATCGCGAGTGGAGAGTTCGTTTTGATCAACACGATCTCGTACCGCTTGCACCCGCCGCAGCGCGGTGACATCATCGCCTTCCGCCACGACTCCCCCACGCAAGAAATCTTCATCAAGCGCATCATCGGCTTGCCTGGCGATCGCATCGCTATCGATCGCGGACACGTGATCGTCAACGGCAGCCTGCTGCCCGAAACCTACGTCCGTTTTGCCGACGAGCGAAGCTTTCCGGAAGCCGTGGTGCCGCCGGACTCCCTCTACGTTTTGGGCGACAACCGGATCGACAGCAACGACTCGCGCTTCTGGGGGTTCGTCCGCGAAAGCGACGTGCTCGGCAAGGCGATTGCGGGAATCTGGCCGCCCGCCGCGCTCGGCACGTTCTAA
- a CDS encoding tetratricopeptide repeat protein, which yields MFNLGRFLAPFRRKSLTPYEIALDALARGRFAEALERLDELLSDGSLAREQRAAMTNKRGVALVSLQRPEDARRAFEAALEIKPRFAPALVNIGNLLLESGELEAAVAQYEAAIAADDRYAPAHHNLAVAYKRLGRTADSVRALRRAHKLLH from the coding sequence GTGTTCAACCTCGGGCGCTTCCTCGCTCCTTTCCGGCGCAAGTCACTCACGCCGTACGAGATCGCACTCGACGCGCTCGCGCGCGGACGATTTGCCGAAGCACTCGAACGTTTGGATGAGCTACTGTCGGACGGCAGTCTGGCGCGTGAGCAGCGCGCGGCCATGACGAACAAACGCGGCGTTGCGCTGGTGAGCCTGCAGCGCCCGGAGGATGCGCGCCGCGCCTTCGAAGCCGCGCTCGAGATAAAACCGCGCTTCGCGCCCGCGCTCGTCAACATCGGGAATCTTCTTTTGGAGTCGGGCGAATTGGAGGCGGCGGTCGCACAGTACGAAGCGGCGATCGCGGCCGACGATCGGTACGCGCCCGCGCACCATAATTTGGCGGTCGCCTACAAGCGGCTTGGCCGGACCGCGGACTCCGTGCGCGCGCTGCGCCGAGCGCATAAGTTACTTCATTGA
- the trmD gene encoding tRNA (guanosine(37)-N1)-methyltransferase TrmD: MNTRPMFTIDVLTLFPEVFAPFVGLSIVGRAVAAGIVDIRYHHVLDALQRNERADDEPYGGGPGMVMRLEPLTRILDSIQGMAPEKERRLLIVPAPGGKPFTQREAQRFAEFDRLVFVCGHYEGIDDRLGSLYPIEEYSLGDFVITGGELPALAMIDATVRLLKGTLTAESLESESFTDGGLDYPSYTRPPVFRGVHVPEVLLSGNHAAIADWRREASRERTRAKRPDLEGQSLRNDEARDKIPKP, from the coding sequence TTGAACACTCGCCCTATGTTCACGATCGACGTGCTAACGCTCTTTCCTGAAGTGTTTGCGCCCTTCGTCGGGCTCTCGATCGTTGGGCGGGCAGTCGCGGCCGGGATCGTCGACATTCGTTACCATCACGTCCTTGACGCGCTGCAACGAAACGAACGCGCCGACGACGAGCCGTACGGCGGCGGGCCCGGCATGGTGATGCGGCTCGAACCGCTCACGCGTATCCTTGATTCGATCCAAGGAATGGCGCCGGAAAAGGAACGCCGGCTACTGATCGTCCCCGCGCCCGGCGGCAAGCCGTTCACCCAGCGCGAGGCGCAACGGTTCGCGGAATTCGACCGGCTCGTCTTCGTCTGCGGGCACTACGAGGGAATCGACGACCGTCTCGGCAGCCTCTATCCGATTGAAGAGTACTCGCTCGGCGACTTCGTGATCACCGGGGGCGAGCTGCCGGCGCTGGCCATGATCGACGCGACGGTCCGCCTGCTCAAAGGGACCCTTACGGCCGAATCGCTCGAGAGCGAGTCGTTCACGGACGGCGGCCTGGACTACCCCAGCTACACCCGGCCGCCGGTCTTCCGGGGCGTTCACGTGCCCGAGGTGCTGCTGTCGGGCAACCATGCGGCCATCGCCGACTGGCGCCGTGAGGCTTCCCGGGAACGGACCCGCGCCAAACGGCCCGACCTCGAGGGCCAATCATTGCGGAACGACGAGGCGCGTGATAAAATCCCCAAGCCATGA
- the rplS gene encoding 50S ribosomal protein L19 has translation MNVIDVLNQEQRKENVPDFAPGDTVKVYSKVIEGGKERTQMFEGVVTVRKGGGAQESMTIRRVAHGVGVEKTFLVHSPRVERIEVSKRGAVRRSRLYYLTEKIGKGARIKEKKSAR, from the coding sequence ATGAACGTCATTGATGTCCTCAACCAAGAGCAGCGCAAGGAAAACGTCCCGGATTTCGCCCCGGGCGACACCGTCAAAGTCTATTCGAAGGTCATCGAGGGCGGCAAAGAGCGCACGCAGATGTTCGAAGGCGTCGTCACGGTGCGCAAGGGCGGCGGAGCGCAGGAGTCGATGACGATTCGCCGCGTCGCGCACGGCGTCGGCGTTGAGAAAACGTTTTTGGTGCACAGCCCGCGCGTCGAGCGCATCGAAGTGAGCAAGCGCGGAGCCGTGCGGCGCAGCCGGCTGTACTATCTCACCGAGAAGATCGGCAAAGGCGCGCGCATTAAAGAGAAGAAATCTGCCCGCTAA
- the ylqF gene encoding ribosome biogenesis GTPase YlqF, with the protein MKDGGDFERVIQWYPGHMASAMRRMGDYVKLVDVVIEVVDARVPASGVNPLLDEIAGNRQRLKILSREDLAEPAETAQWLRALGNDALAVNARTQGAFVKVRQRLRDFVGEGHRMQRAMVVGIPNSGKSSVINGLVGRSVARTEDRAGVTRQLQWFKVGGGLELMDTPGILVPRIPTADAQWKLALVAAVPRDHYDPEDVVTRFHRWLTEKSGGRTKVPDLSAFAQMRGFVRHGGESDYHNAAQSYVKDFNDGKFGRITLESAPRDDQAA; encoded by the coding sequence GTGAAAGACGGCGGCGACTTCGAACGCGTCATCCAATGGTATCCCGGCCACATGGCCTCGGCCATGCGGCGGATGGGCGACTACGTAAAACTCGTGGACGTCGTCATCGAGGTCGTTGACGCGCGTGTGCCCGCCAGCGGAGTCAATCCCTTGCTCGACGAGATCGCGGGAAACCGGCAGCGCCTTAAAATCCTCAGCCGCGAAGACTTGGCCGAGCCGGCCGAGACTGCGCAATGGCTGAGAGCGTTGGGCAACGACGCGCTCGCGGTCAACGCGCGCACGCAGGGCGCATTCGTGAAGGTGCGGCAGCGCCTGCGCGACTTTGTGGGCGAGGGGCACCGCATGCAGCGCGCGATGGTCGTTGGAATTCCGAACTCCGGCAAGTCGTCGGTCATCAACGGCCTGGTGGGCCGCTCGGTTGCGCGCACGGAAGATCGGGCGGGCGTCACCCGGCAGTTGCAGTGGTTCAAAGTGGGCGGCGGGCTCGAATTAATGGATACGCCCGGCATCCTGGTTCCGCGAATTCCGACGGCTGACGCGCAGTGGAAACTCGCGCTGGTGGCCGCGGTTCCTCGCGATCATTACGACCCGGAGGACGTCGTCACGCGGTTTCATCGCTGGCTGACGGAAAAGAGCGGCGGCCGGACGAAGGTGCCCGACCTCTCGGCGTTCGCGCAGATGCGAGGATTCGTGCGGCACGGCGGAGAGAGCGACTACCATAACGCCGCACAGTCGTACGTCAAAGATTTCAACGACGGCAAGTTCGGCAGAATAACGTTGGAGAGCGCCCCGCGTGACGACCAAGCAGCGTAA
- a CDS encoding universal stress protein, with translation MNELHVTAAGAAAAILTVLSISGTLYWMLHPPKSRADIAAVKAERLLKESFGTVLVAFSSEIRSEHMMVLAARLARGLNSELLALYVIEVPFTLPTNAVMEDEDRFALDVMASAEVIGKRFGVDVRTEIVHHRHTSQAVLDLAKRERADLIIMGSYREGTYTGAPLGREIEEIAANAKCDVLIGVEGKHGTLLYDETQAEAALQSKV, from the coding sequence ATGAACGAGCTGCACGTTACGGCCGCCGGCGCGGCTGCGGCCATTCTAACCGTGCTTTCGATCAGTGGGACGCTCTACTGGATGCTCCATCCGCCCAAGAGCAGGGCCGATATCGCAGCGGTCAAAGCCGAACGGCTGCTCAAGGAGAGCTTCGGAACCGTTCTCGTCGCATTCTCGTCGGAGATTCGCTCGGAACATATGATGGTGCTGGCCGCCCGCTTGGCCCGCGGACTGAACTCCGAGTTGCTCGCCCTGTATGTGATCGAAGTTCCGTTTACTCTGCCCACCAACGCAGTCATGGAGGACGAAGACCGCTTCGCGCTCGACGTCATGGCCTCGGCCGAGGTCATCGGCAAACGATTTGGCGTCGACGTTCGTACTGAGATAGTGCACCATCGTCACACCTCGCAGGCCGTCCTCGACTTGGCCAAGCGCGAACGCGCGGACCTGATTATCATGGGCTCGTATCGCGAGGGGACCTATACCGGCGCACCGCTGGGGCGCGAAATCGAAGAGATCGCCGCCAACGCCAAGTGCGACGTGCTCATCGGCGTCGAGGGGAAACACGGCACCCTGCTTTACGACGAGACGCAAGCGGAGGCGGCATTACAAAGCAAAGTTTAG